In Bombus vancouverensis nearcticus unplaced genomic scaffold, iyBomVanc1_principal scaffold0026, whole genome shotgun sequence, a single window of DNA contains:
- the LOC143304193 gene encoding omega-amidase NIT2-A-like, giving the protein MPEIEGDKLYNTCTIWGPDGTLIAKHRKVHLFDIDIPNKITFRESDSLSPGDSLTTFDVKGCKIGIGICYDIRFEEMARIYRNKGCQMLIYPAAFNMTSVPERMIINYTLPAYHRLVFVKQVTSHADIHS; this is encoded by the exons atgcctgaaatagagggcgataaattgtacaatacctgtactatttggggtcccgatggaactttgatagcaaaacaccgaaag gtacatctattcgacatcgacattcctaataagattacttttcgagagagtgattcactcagtcctggtgactccctaacgacgttcgatgtgaagggctgcaaaataggtattggcatttgctatgatattagattcgaggaaatggcacgcatttatcggaacaaag gttgccaaatgctgatatatccagcggcattcaatatgaccagcgttccagagcgaatgataatcaattatacgttgcctgcatatcaccggctcgtgttcgttaagcaagttacgtcgcatgcggacatacacagttga